A genomic stretch from Persephonella sp. includes:
- the acpS gene encoding holo-ACP synthase, with protein MELFTGIDIVENNRIEKAYKKYGKRFLDKIYTEKEQAYCLQKTDPIPCLSARFAAKEAFVKAFNQAFGKNLSYKDIEILGRYNKPAQILLHHQGSGSSISQNRLKYSLSISHERNYSVAIVIIYIT; from the coding sequence ATGGAGCTCTTTACAGGTATAGATATAGTTGAAAATAACAGAATAGAAAAGGCTTACAAAAAGTATGGTAAAAGATTTTTAGACAAGATATACACAGAAAAAGAGCAAGCATATTGTCTGCAAAAAACAGATCCTATTCCCTGTTTATCTGCAAGATTTGCAGCGAAGGAAGCATTTGTGAAAGCATTTAATCAAGCTTTTGGAAAAAATCTATCATATAAGGATATAGAAATATTAGGTAGATACAACAAACCTGCACAAATTTTGCTGCACCATCAAGGCTCCGGAAGTAGTATCTCTCAAAACCGCTTAAAATATAGCCTTTCCATATCCCATGAGAGAAATTATTCTGTGGCAATAGTTATAATATATATAACCTGA
- a CDS encoding DUF167 domain-containing protein, whose protein sequence is MIIKVKVKPNAKKNEIKQIEENFYEVRVTVVPEKGKANKKVVELLSDYLNVPKSRIKLVRGETSREKLFEIQD, encoded by the coding sequence ATGATTATCAAAGTAAAAGTAAAACCAAATGCTAAAAAGAATGAGATAAAACAGATAGAAGAAAATTTTTATGAAGTTAGAGTTACTGTAGTTCCAGAAAAAGGTAAGGCAAATAAGAAGGTAGTAGAATTACTTTCTGATTATCTTAATGTGCCTAAATCCAGAATAAAACTTGTCCGAGGAGAAACATCTCGGGAAAAACTATTTGAGATACAGGATTAA
- a CDS encoding shikimate kinase, giving the protein MGNLYLVGFMGSGKSTVGKIIAQKTGYKFVDIDKFIEERENKTIPQIFEEHGESYFRQLEKQVIQEFTEKSGYIVSTGGGLGADIENMEKMKESGTVVWLDVSLEEILKRTEKDSTERPLLKNPREKVEKLYKDRKKVYSMADIHIKAENKSPEEIAQEILDKWSSLQV; this is encoded by the coding sequence ATGGGAAACCTTTATCTTGTGGGTTTCATGGGAAGCGGTAAATCTACAGTAGGAAAAATAATTGCCCAGAAGACAGGGTATAAATTTGTTGATATAGATAAGTTTATTGAAGAAAGAGAAAATAAAACGATACCCCAGATTTTTGAAGAACATGGAGAAAGCTACTTCAGACAGCTTGAGAAACAGGTTATTCAGGAATTTACAGAAAAGTCAGGATATATAGTCTCAACAGGAGGCGGGCTTGGAGCTGATATTGAGAATATGGAGAAAATGAAAGAAAGCGGCACAGTTGTTTGGCTTGATGTGTCCCTTGAAGAAATATTAAAACGAACAGAAAAAGACAGCACAGAAAGACCATTACTGAAAAATCCAAGAGAAAAGGTAGAAAAGCTATATAAAGACAGAAAAAAAGTATATTCTATGGCCGATATCCATATAAAAGCAGAAAACAAATCCCCGGAAGAAATAGCACAGGAGATTTTAGATAAATGGAGCTCTTTACAGGTATAG
- a CDS encoding SDR family oxidoreductase, whose protein sequence is MACRELEGKLAFITGGSRGIGRAIALKLAEMGADVIINYYKNKEKADEVVKEIESKGVKGYAIQGDFGKKEDIDRVFDEIKEKFGYLDIFVSNAVASGREVVGGFAPFLRLKEKGTRRIFDITVMGFIWSTQRAVPLMEGREGKIIAISSTGTRDYMPNYAIHGAAKSALEALVRYAAVEFGPKGINVNTVSGGPIDTEAIQLFPNYEEVKEGTIKLTPLGRMGMPEDIAGVVGFLCTPDAKWIQGQTIIVDGGLSLVRGR, encoded by the coding sequence ATGGCCTGTAGAGAGCTTGAGGGAAAACTTGCATTTATCACAGGGGGAAGTAGAGGAATAGGCAGAGCAATCGCCCTAAAACTTGCTGAGATGGGAGCAGATGTAATAATTAATTACTACAAAAACAAGGAAAAAGCTGATGAAGTTGTAAAAGAAATAGAAAGTAAAGGTGTAAAAGGTTATGCAATTCAGGGAGATTTTGGGAAAAAAGAGGATATAGACAGGGTTTTTGATGAAATAAAAGAAAAGTTTGGATATCTTGATATTTTTGTCAGTAATGCTGTTGCTTCCGGAAGAGAGGTTGTAGGAGGATTTGCACCATTTTTAAGACTCAAGGAAAAAGGAACAAGAAGAATTTTTGATATTACAGTAATGGGATTTATATGGAGCACCCAAAGGGCTGTTCCACTTATGGAAGGTAGAGAAGGAAAAATCATAGCAATATCTTCCACAGGAACCAGAGATTATATGCCTAATTATGCAATACACGGTGCTGCAAAATCAGCACTGGAAGCACTTGTTAGATATGCAGCTGTTGAGTTCGGTCCTAAAGGAATAAACGTTAATACAGTTTCCGGAGGGCCAATAGATACAGAGGCTATCCAGTTATTCCCTAATTATGAAGAAGTAAAAGAAGGAACCATAAAACTTACACCCCTTGGAAGAATGGGAATGCCTGAAGATATTGCTGGTGTTGTCGGATTTTTATGCACACCAGATGCAAAATGGATACAGGGTCAAACTATAATAGTGGATGGTGGATTATCTCTTGTCAGGGGGCGTTAA
- a CDS encoding aminotransferase class I/II-fold pyridoxal phosphate-dependent enzyme — translation MEGKKYQEFPRIKRLPEYVFAIVNDLKARLRKEGEDIIDFGMGNPDLRPAQHIIDKLCESARKKTTHRYSMSQGIPRLRKAIADFYKNRYGVELDPEEEAIVTIGSKEGLSHLMLAMLSPGDMVLVPSPRYPIHYYAPVIAGASVLTVPLPLEGSDSEKQEQFLKNIYESYKDSYPEPKVLILNFPNNPTTMTVDIEFFKEIVKFARQKNMWIIHDFAYADLCYDGYQAPSILQVEGAKDIAVETYSLTKGFSMAGWRVGFVLGNPTLIYNLKRLKSYLDYGTFTPIQVASIIALESDYSIVEEARDTYNERLNILVDGLNKAGWSVEKPKATMFLWAKIPEDFQHMGSIEFSKKLLTEANVAVAPGVGFGEHGEGYVRFAVVENNKRIRQAVRNIKKFFKKYRQQAQIK, via the coding sequence ATGGAAGGTAAAAAATATCAAGAATTTCCCAGAATAAAAAGACTTCCTGAATATGTATTTGCAATAGTAAATGACCTGAAAGCAAGGTTAAGGAAAGAGGGAGAAGATATTATAGATTTTGGTATGGGAAATCCTGACCTTAGACCTGCACAACATATAATTGACAAGCTATGCGAGTCTGCAAGGAAAAAAACAACCCACAGATACTCTATGTCACAGGGTATTCCAAGACTAAGAAAAGCTATAGCTGATTTTTATAAAAACAGATACGGTGTAGAATTAGACCCTGAAGAAGAAGCTATTGTTACAATAGGTTCCAAAGAAGGATTATCCCATTTAATGCTTGCGATGTTATCTCCAGGGGATATGGTATTGGTTCCTTCCCCAAGATATCCTATACACTACTATGCACCTGTTATAGCGGGAGCCTCTGTTTTAACGGTTCCACTTCCTCTTGAAGGTTCTGACAGTGAAAAACAGGAACAGTTTTTGAAAAATATATATGAATCCTACAAAGACAGCTATCCTGAACCAAAGGTTTTAATACTTAATTTTCCAAATAACCCAACCACAATGACCGTTGATATAGAGTTTTTTAAAGAGATAGTTAAATTTGCCAGACAAAAAAATATGTGGATTATTCATGATTTCGCTTATGCAGACCTATGTTATGACGGCTATCAGGCACCAAGTATTCTACAGGTTGAAGGGGCAAAAGATATTGCAGTTGAAACCTATTCCTTGACTAAAGGTTTTTCTATGGCAGGATGGAGAGTTGGTTTTGTCCTTGGAAATCCAACTTTAATCTATAACCTGAAAAGACTGAAAAGCTACCTTGATTACGGAACATTTACACCTATTCAGGTAGCGAGTATAATAGCACTGGAAAGTGATTACTCAATTGTCGAGGAAGCAAGGGATACATATAACGAAAGACTTAATATACTTGTTGATGGGCTGAATAAGGCAGGCTGGTCTGTAGAAAAACCAAAAGCAACAATGTTTTTATGGGCAAAAATCCCAGAAGATTTTCAGCACATGGGTTCAATAGAGTTCAGTAAAAAACTTCTAACAGAAGCAAATGTGGCTGTAGCCCCTGGTGTAGGATTTGGCGAACATGGAGAAGGATATGTCAGATTTGCCGTTGTTGAAAATAATAAAAGAATCAGACAGGCAGTCCGGAATATCAAAAAATTCTTTAAAAAATACAGACAGCAGGCACAGATTAAATGA
- the lptB gene encoding LPS export ABC transporter ATP-binding protein — MKQLSTLEVKHLKKVYRERTVVNDVSLYVQEGEIVGLLGPNGAGKTTTFRMLLGFIKPDGGNIFLNGEDITNLPVYERARKGISFLPQESSIFRDLTVWENIVMFLEFQTNDRVEIEERAKSLLEEFGIYRLKNQKASTLSGGERRRLEIARSLIINPSFLLLDEPFAGVDPVSVQDINGLIKDLIKRDIGVILTDHNVRETLKITDRAYILAHGRVIAEGTPQEIIEDQTVRKIFLGDEFTLA, encoded by the coding sequence ATGAAACAGCTTTCCACCCTTGAGGTAAAACATCTTAAAAAGGTATATAGAGAAAGAACTGTTGTTAATGATGTCTCCCTTTATGTTCAGGAAGGAGAGATAGTAGGGTTACTTGGTCCAAACGGAGCAGGAAAAACAACAACTTTCCGTATGCTTTTAGGTTTTATAAAACCTGACGGTGGAAATATTTTTTTAAATGGAGAAGATATTACAAACCTCCCCGTCTATGAAAGGGCAAGAAAAGGTATATCATTTCTCCCTCAGGAAAGTTCAATATTCAGAGACCTTACAGTCTGGGAAAATATAGTTATGTTCCTTGAATTTCAGACAAACGACAGAGTAGAAATTGAGGAAAGGGCAAAATCTTTACTGGAAGAATTCGGTATATACCGTCTCAAAAACCAGAAGGCCTCAACACTGTCCGGTGGAGAAAGGAGAAGACTGGAAATAGCCCGTTCTTTGATAATAAACCCTTCCTTTTTACTTCTTGATGAACCATTTGCAGGGGTAGACCCTGTATCTGTTCAGGATATAAATGGTTTAATCAAAGATTTAATAAAAAGGGATATAGGGGTTATCCTAACAGACCACAACGTCAGGGAAACATTAAAAATCACAGACAGGGCATACATACTTGCCCACGGAAGAGTAATCGCAGAAGGAACACCTCAGGAAATTATTGAAGACCAGACAGTCCGGAAAATATTCCTTGGTGATGAGTTTACCCTTGCCTGA
- a CDS encoding FliA/WhiG family RNA polymerase sigma factor, translated as MKISTKERNQIIMEFLPKIHYIVQSIKQENLPPTITEEDLINTGVLGLIDAINKFDPEKGVKLSTYAEIRIRGHIIDSLRKLDWVPRNVRQKARHIETAILEVEQKLGREASPEEIAEYLGMDVEEYMKYAEKISNSGLVSIDSKVGSDEDGTTSLWQIISINDDTPDKYVEEEELKRIITDIISKLKERERLVITLYYYEELSMKEIGEILGLTESRISQIHTKTMMKIKNMIRKYIDKD; from the coding sequence ATGAAGATTTCGACAAAAGAGAGAAACCAGATAATAATGGAATTCCTTCCAAAAATTCATTATATAGTCCAGTCTATAAAGCAGGAAAATCTACCTCCTACAATTACAGAAGAAGACCTTATTAACACAGGGGTTCTTGGCCTTATTGATGCAATAAATAAATTTGACCCTGAGAAAGGAGTTAAACTATCTACTTATGCAGAGATAAGAATAAGGGGTCATATAATAGACAGCCTCAGGAAACTTGACTGGGTGCCAAGGAATGTTAGACAAAAGGCAAGACATATTGAAACAGCAATTTTGGAAGTTGAACAAAAACTTGGTAGAGAAGCCTCTCCTGAAGAAATAGCAGAATATTTAGGTATGGATGTTGAAGAATATATGAAATATGCAGAAAAAATATCAAACAGTGGGCTTGTATCAATAGATAGCAAAGTTGGTTCAGATGAAGACGGAACAACAAGCCTGTGGCAGATTATATCCATCAATGATGACACCCCTGATAAGTATGTTGAAGAAGAAGAGTTGAAAAGAATAATAACTGATATAATATCTAAGTTAAAGGAAAGGGAAAGACTTGTTATAACACTTTATTACTATGAAGAACTTTCAATGAAGGAAATAGGTGAAATTTTAGGACTTACAGAATCAAGGATTTCCCAAATACATACAAAAACAATGATGAAAATTAAAAATATGATTAGGAAATACATAGATAAGGATTAG
- the glmU gene encoding bifunctional UDP-N-acetylglucosamine diphosphorylase/glucosamine-1-phosphate N-acetyltransferase GlmU: MGCHHERLITVILAAGKGTRFRSKKPKVIHKILGKPMIHYVSLAARWANPEKLIYVIGHEKEQVKNAIDCQGCVFVEQEEQLGTGHAVAQTKPYWEDFDGIVMILNGDLPLIEGETLKNAVKYMDAMMRFEGAPAEGGHDYRNENIAGVVITTMVPNPLGYGRIIKDKNHRIIKIVEEKDATHEEQQINEINTGIYLFYAPYLKQVIDKLENNNAQGEYYLTDVIQLLNEMGKEVYALLVPDYTQFIGVNDRWDLAKAENILRMKYLQFWSYAGTTFHNPETVYIEFDVELSPDVEIYQGVSLKGRTTIGEDTVIEENATIINSTIGKNVKILKGSIIEDSVIEDNAVIGPYARIRNNSVIKQNAQIGNFVEVKNSVVGENTAAKHLAYLGDAEIGKDVNIGAGTITCNYDGFQKHKTVIKDKAFIGSDTMLVAPVTIGEEAITGSGSVITKDVPDKALAIERNQQKVIENYAEKRKKKYEK; the protein is encoded by the coding sequence ATGGGTTGTCATCACGAAAGACTTATAACAGTGATACTTGCCGCAGGGAAAGGAACAAGATTTAGGTCTAAAAAACCAAAGGTAATTCATAAAATTCTTGGGAAACCTATGATTCATTATGTTTCCCTTGCAGCCAGATGGGCTAATCCGGAAAAACTTATATATGTGATAGGACATGAAAAGGAACAGGTTAAAAATGCTATAGATTGTCAGGGTTGTGTATTTGTTGAGCAGGAAGAGCAGCTTGGGACAGGACATGCAGTAGCCCAGACAAAGCCATATTGGGAAGATTTTGATGGGATAGTTATGATACTGAATGGTGACCTTCCACTTATTGAAGGTGAAACCCTAAAGAATGCAGTCAAATATATGGATGCCATGATGAGATTTGAAGGGGCACCGGCAGAAGGTGGCCACGACTATAGAAATGAAAATATTGCCGGTGTTGTCATAACAACAATGGTTCCTAACCCGCTGGGATACGGCAGAATCATAAAAGATAAAAACCACAGAATAATAAAAATTGTTGAAGAAAAGGATGCTACCCACGAAGAGCAGCAAATTAACGAGATAAATACCGGAATTTATCTATTTTATGCCCCTTATCTAAAACAGGTAATAGACAAACTTGAGAACAATAATGCACAGGGAGAGTATTATCTTACAGATGTTATCCAGCTTCTTAATGAGATGGGTAAAGAGGTCTATGCCCTTCTTGTTCCGGATTACACCCAGTTTATAGGTGTCAACGACAGGTGGGATTTAGCAAAAGCAGAAAATATCCTGAGAATGAAGTACCTCCAGTTCTGGTCTTATGCCGGAACCACATTCCATAACCCTGAAACAGTTTATATAGAATTTGATGTTGAATTGTCTCCTGATGTTGAGATATATCAGGGAGTATCTCTAAAGGGCAGAACAACAATAGGAGAGGATACAGTTATAGAGGAAAATGCAACCATTATAAATTCCACAATAGGTAAAAATGTAAAAATTCTGAAAGGTTCAATCATTGAAGATTCTGTAATAGAAGATAATGCTGTTATAGGTCCCTATGCAAGAATCAGAAACAACTCTGTTATAAAACAAAATGCCCAGATAGGAAATTTTGTGGAAGTTAAAAATTCTGTGGTAGGTGAAAACACGGCGGCAAAACATCTTGCTTATTTAGGTGATGCAGAGATAGGGAAAGATGTTAATATCGGAGCAGGAACAATAACCTGTAATTATGATGGTTTCCAAAAACATAAAACCGTAATAAAGGATAAAGCCTTTATCGGCAGTGATACTATGCTTGTTGCTCCTGTGACAATAGGAGAAGAAGCAATAACAGGTTCAGGTTCAGTTATAACAAAGGATGTTCCGGATAAAGCACTGGCAATAGAGAGGAACCAGCAAAAAGTAATTGAAAATTATGCTGAGAAAAGGAAAAAGAAATATGAAAAATAG
- a CDS encoding MinD/ParA family protein codes for MRDQAEKLRDMVKNRKSLDFQVISITSGKGGVGKTSFTVNLAYQLQKTGKSVLILDADLALANVDIILGERPKYNLLHLLSGEKNINEIIWESKYGIKFIPASSGFEELANLPQEKQIQIINSFQEIYYNFDIMLIDTSAGISENVINFCLASDRTIVITTPDPTALADSYAISRILLNYKPDNMDLGLVVNLVESEEEAEKMFRGMNNILKEFTGKEITYYGFIRKDKKLSESVRDRYVLSAVNPKATYSQDVEAIAKYIIEGKRPVRKENFWNRFLNNLKNLKLD; via the coding sequence ATGAGAGACCAGGCAGAAAAACTGAGAGATATGGTAAAGAATAGGAAATCCCTTGATTTTCAGGTTATTTCCATAACATCAGGTAAAGGTGGTGTTGGGAAAACAAGCTTTACTGTAAATCTAGCCTATCAACTTCAAAAGACAGGTAAAAGTGTTCTTATACTTGATGCTGACCTTGCTCTTGCAAATGTAGATATTATTTTAGGGGAACGTCCTAAATACAATCTTCTTCACCTTTTATCAGGTGAAAAAAATATAAATGAGATTATCTGGGAATCAAAATACGGAATAAAGTTTATTCCTGCATCTTCAGGATTTGAGGAACTGGCAAATCTTCCACAGGAAAAACAGATACAGATAATAAACTCTTTTCAGGAGATATATTACAACTTTGACATAATGCTGATAGACACATCAGCAGGAATATCTGAAAATGTAATTAATTTCTGCCTTGCATCTGACAGAACCATTGTTATAACAACACCTGACCCAACAGCTCTGGCAGATTCTTATGCAATATCAAGAATTCTCCTTAACTATAAACCGGACAATATGGATTTAGGCCTTGTGGTAAATCTGGTAGAAAGCGAAGAAGAAGCAGAAAAAATGTTCAGGGGAATGAATAACATACTAAAAGAGTTTACAGGTAAAGAAATCACTTACTACGGATTTATAAGAAAAGACAAAAAATTATCTGAATCAGTAAGGGATAGATACGTTTTATCTGCAGTAAATCCCAAGGCAACTTACAGTCAGGATGTTGAGGCAATAGCAAAATATATCATTGAAGGTAAAAGACCTGTTAGAAAAGAAAATTTCTGGAATAGATTTCTTAACAATCTTAAAAACTTAAAACTTGATTAG
- the trpD gene encoding anthranilate phosphoribosyltransferase gives MIKELIKKITEFKDLTPEETEKLFSLLMQGELTDAQIGAVLIGLKMKGETVDEISSAAKIMRQNAVKVPVKDKSRLVDTCGTGGDKVNTFNVSTITAFVVAGAGAKVAKHGNRSVSSKCGSADIMEALGINIEMPPEKAAKALEEIGLAFLFAPIYHPAMKNVIRQRREIGVRTIFNILGPLSNPAEAKYQLMGVYDQKLVEPLSRVLVNLGIEKAFVVHGMEGLDEVSITGETLIGEVNEGEINIYTVRPEDFGLKSASLQDIQGGDLDYNLKIALSILEGKDNSPKTDFVAINAAFALKVVGIVDTVQEGIELAKETIYSKKAYQVLEELRDFN, from the coding sequence ATGATTAAAGAGCTAATCAAAAAGATTACAGAGTTTAAGGATTTAACCCCTGAAGAAACTGAGAAGCTGTTTTCCCTTCTTATGCAAGGTGAACTAACTGATGCCCAGATAGGTGCTGTCCTTATTGGGCTAAAAATGAAAGGTGAGACAGTAGATGAAATATCCTCTGCTGCAAAAATAATGAGGCAGAATGCGGTTAAAGTTCCTGTTAAGGATAAATCAAGGCTGGTTGATACATGTGGAACAGGCGGGGATAAGGTAAACACCTTTAATGTATCCACAATAACTGCATTTGTTGTTGCAGGGGCAGGGGCAAAGGTTGCAAAGCATGGAAACAGGTCAGTTTCTTCAAAATGTGGTAGTGCAGATATAATGGAAGCCCTTGGTATCAATATAGAAATGCCTCCTGAAAAGGCAGCAAAAGCCCTTGAAGAAATCGGACTGGCATTTTTATTTGCTCCTATCTACCATCCTGCAATGAAAAATGTAATTAGACAAAGAAGAGAAATAGGAGTTAGAACCATTTTTAATATACTGGGTCCCCTTTCAAATCCAGCTGAGGCTAAATATCAGCTTATGGGGGTTTATGACCAAAAACTTGTTGAACCTTTATCCAGAGTTTTAGTAAATCTTGGTATAGAGAAGGCATTTGTGGTTCACGGTATGGAAGGACTTGATGAGGTATCAATTACAGGAGAAACCCTTATAGGAGAAGTGAATGAAGGTGAAATAAATATCTATACTGTAAGACCGGAAGATTTTGGACTTAAATCAGCTTCCTTGCAGGATATTCAAGGTGGAGATCTTGATTATAATCTGAAAATAGCCCTTTCTATCCTTGAAGGAAAGGATAATTCCCCAAAAACAGATTTTGTTGCGATTAATGCTGCATTTGCATTAAAAGTTGTTGGAATTGTTGATACTGTGCAAGAAGGTATTGAACTTGCAAAGGAAACAATTTATTCTAAAAAGGCATATCAGGTTCTTGAAGAATTGAGAGATTTTAATTAG
- a CDS encoding peptidylprolyl isomerase, translating into MLRKGKRNMKNRLIILFTLLFIGFAAAKDNIKLFDRIVMVINGYPVLQSELELAMQWFGVTDKKQAAQKLIDQILVAQAAEKYGIQVSPEEINQAILRMAKVNGIDSVEEFKKKLESQNISFSEFKDLVKRELLVQRYIQIYLRRSMFGGIKEGKEEKLRKIRIIFLSSQKSDFKEKYNLLKEKLTPENFAEMAKKYSDDPLTAEKGGLLGEVKKGDLVSSLDERIWQHKVGDIFEVPDKKGIYFVYIEKEENKMVQEPPKGEEIQKQLKKEFEIQLKKLRQQASIEYLDKSLKPEKK; encoded by the coding sequence ATGCTGAGAAAAGGAAAAAGAAATATGAAAAATAGATTAATAATCCTATTTACATTACTTTTTATAGGGTTTGCCGCAGCAAAGGACAATATTAAGCTCTTTGACAGAATAGTTATGGTAATAAACGGCTATCCTGTTTTGCAGTCTGAACTTGAACTGGCGATGCAGTGGTTCGGGGTGACTGACAAAAAACAGGCAGCCCAAAAATTAATTGACCAGATACTTGTGGCACAGGCAGCTGAAAAATACGGAATACAGGTTTCTCCGGAAGAAATAAATCAGGCAATACTTAGAATGGCAAAGGTAAACGGAATAGATAGCGTAGAGGAATTTAAGAAAAAACTTGAAAGTCAGAATATTTCTTTCAGCGAGTTTAAAGACCTTGTAAAAAGGGAGCTTCTTGTTCAAAGATACATCCAGATTTATTTAAGAAGAAGTATGTTTGGTGGAATCAAAGAAGGTAAAGAGGAAAAACTTAGAAAAATCAGAATTATATTCCTATCCAGCCAGAAATCGGATTTTAAAGAAAAATATAATCTTTTAAAAGAAAAACTCACACCTGAAAATTTTGCAGAAATGGCAAAAAAATACTCAGATGACCCTTTAACAGCAGAAAAAGGAGGTTTACTGGGAGAAGTTAAAAAAGGTGACCTTGTATCCTCCCTTGATGAAAGAATATGGCAGCACAAGGTGGGAGATATATTTGAAGTGCCTGATAAGAAAGGAATTTATTTTGTTTATATAGAAAAAGAAGAAAATAAAATGGTTCAAGAGCCACCAAAAGGTGAGGAGATTCAAAAACAGCTTAAAAAAGAGTTTGAAATACAGCTTAAAAAACTCAGACAACAGGCATCAATTGAATACTTAGATAAATCCCTTAAACCGGAGAAAAAATGA
- the minE gene encoding cell division topological specificity factor MinE has translation MSLFDLFKRKKSSDVAKNRLMMVLSYERRGLPPNFAEILQQDLVQVFAKYPQFDSHRIEVEIKNDGSVDQLWISIPFAKERGE, from the coding sequence ATGTCGTTATTTGACCTTTTTAAAAGAAAAAAATCTTCAGATGTTGCAAAAAACAGATTAATGATGGTCCTTTCTTATGAAAGAAGAGGTCTTCCACCAAATTTTGCGGAAATACTCCAGCAGGATTTAGTTCAGGTATTCGCAAAATATCCTCAGTTTGACTCCCATAGAATAGAAGTTGAAATAAAAAATGATGGTTCTGTAGACCAGCTATGGATAAGCATACCATTTGCAAAGGAACGCGGCGAGTAA
- the hisG gene encoding ATP phosphoribosyltransferase — protein MEKLTVALPKGRLFDQTIQIFKESDILKEEVQQNSRKLILETKDFRFLLVRAKDVPTYVEYGVADLGVAGDDLLMELKPDVYRPVDLGIGACTIMVAGLPQDREKYFSNPTSLKISTKYPNIAREFFGKKGIEVQIIELYGSIELAPLVGLSEFIVDIVETGRTLRENGLVVIEEIAPSSAKLIVNRATYKTKNQKVMDIIEKLENTLVKG, from the coding sequence ATGGAAAAGCTGACAGTTGCTTTACCAAAGGGAAGATTGTTTGACCAGACTATACAGATTTTTAAAGAAAGTGATATTTTAAAGGAAGAAGTTCAGCAAAACTCAAGGAAGCTTATTCTGGAAACCAAAGATTTTAGATTTTTACTTGTCAGGGCAAAAGATGTTCCAACCTATGTGGAATATGGTGTTGCAGACCTTGGAGTAGCCGGTGATGATTTGCTGATGGAATTAAAACCTGATGTTTACAGACCTGTTGATTTAGGAATTGGTGCCTGCACAATAATGGTTGCAGGACTTCCACAGGATAGGGAAAAATATTTTTCAAATCCAACTTCTCTAAAAATCTCAACAAAATATCCCAATATAGCAAGGGAATTTTTTGGCAAAAAAGGTATAGAGGTTCAAATTATAGAGCTTTACGGTTCAATTGAACTTGCACCGCTGGTAGGCCTTTCTGAGTTTATTGTTGATATTGTTGAAACAGGAAGAACATTAAGGGAAAATGGCCTTGTGGTTATTGAAGAGATTGCCCCATCTTCAGCAAAGCTAATTGTAAACAGAGCAACCTATAAAACAAAAAATCAAAAAGTTATGGATATTATAGAAAAACTTGAAAATACACTGGTAAAGGGGTAG